CTCTGAAACGCTGCAAGCGCTCGCCAATTTTTTCTTGATCATTGCCAGCAGTCATTAGCTTTCTCTAAGGTGTTAGCAGAACATGACACCCTAATGTAACATATGTTGCCCCAATATGCCACTCAGCAGTCGTATTGGTGTCGACCACAAGCATCTTTCCTTTGAATCTCGGCTGGACAGCTGCAAAAGAGACAGGGAGGCGATCTTTGTGCAAGTCGCCTCTTGCTGTTGAGACGACTTTCCTTCTATACTAAAAAAGTTCGTCTGAGGTTGACCTGTCGTCTTGCGGAGGTGAGCAGCGTATGCATGCAGTGATCATGGCTGGAGGCAAAGGAACCAGATTCTGGCCTAGAAGCAGGGAGAAAAGGCCCAAACAACTGTTGAACATTACTGGTAGTCGATCCATGCTGCAGCAGACAGTGGCCCGAATCAGAGAGCTGGTGTCCCCGCAATACATCTTGATAATTGCAGGCAAGTCACACGGTCGTGAGGTGCGAGCTCAACTGGAGCAGCTGCCAGCGGAGAACATCATCCTGGAACCTGTCGGCAGGAACACTGCTGCCTGTATCGGTCTCGCTGCGCTGCTGGTACGCAAACGGGACCGGGATGGCGTCATGTTGGTGATGCCGGCCGACCACCTTATTGTGGATGAAGCTTTGTTTGTCAAAACCTTGAAGAGAGCGGCAGAGGCAGCCTTGCTCAAGGATGTTCTCATCACTATTGGCATACGACCCACAGCTCCTGAGACTGGCTACGGCTATATCGAGGTTGGTGAGCCCAAGCTACGGCTCGGGAACGACCAGCTCTACACAGTGAAATCTTTCCATGAAAAGCCGAACCGAGAAAGGGCAGCAGAGTATCTTCGGCAAGGAGGCTTCTTCTGGAACAGTGGAATTTTTATCTGGAAAGCAAGAACAATTCTGGAGGCGCTCCAACTCTACCTGCCGGATCTTTATGCAGGGTTGCAAAAGTTGGAGCCAGCTCTGGAGTCGGCAGATTTTGACCAACGTATGGCAGCGGTCTATCCCGACCTACAGAGCATTTCCATCGATTATGGCGTAATGGAGAAAGCCAGGAATGTACTCATGATTCCAGGCGATTTTGGTTGGAACGATGTGGGAAGCTGGGCTGCGGTGGCACAGCTGTGGCCCCGGGATGAGAACCACAATGCTTTTCAGGGGACTCTGGTGGCGGTGGAAGCCAAACAAAACGTGGTT
This genomic window from Deltaproteobacteria bacterium contains:
- a CDS encoding NTP transferase domain-containing protein; translation: MHAVIMAGGKGTRFWPRSREKRPKQLLNITGSRSMLQQTVARIRELVSPQYILIIAGKSHGREVRAQLEQLPAENIILEPVGRNTAACIGLAALLVRKRDRDGVMLVMPADHLIVDEALFVKTLKRAAEAALLKDVLITIGIRPTAPETGYGYIEVGEPKLRLGNDQLYTVKSFHEKPNRERAAEYLRQGGFFWNSGIFIWKARTILEALQLYLPDLYAGLQKLEPALESADFDQRMAAVYPDLQSISIDYGVMEKARNVLMIPGDFGWNDVGSWAAVAQLWPRDENHNAFQGTLVAVEAKQNVVYSKQRLCVLLGVDDLIVVDSGDALLVCPKNRAQDVGKVLELLRQKGLEQYL